A segment of the Marinomonas posidonica IVIA-Po-181 genome:
GCTGATTCGCCAGAAACAAGGAGCCAATCGCGAAAGGGGCATGTAAAAGCTGGCAGTTTGGCGTGATCTCCATCAAGAGTTGGCCCGGGTCATGTGTCTTTTCAAAGGTTACCGCGATGGATTGATGATTTAACGTATCCATTTCAGCGGCATGGGTCAGTTGCAGTAATTGATACTCCAAGCTGGCCATATCAGGTAGAAAAGCTACACTTTGAGCCGGTTCGAATTGTCTAATAAACTCTGAAAAATTGGCCCCATACTCACTGATAATCGGGGACGTAGGGGGGTGATGAAGTAAAAATTCCCGCGCCATGGCGCGAAAAAAATCCTCGCCAACGAGTTTTTGCGTGACCGGGAAAATATCCGCCAATGCTTCCTGTAATGACACCACCAGATTATTTTGATACACCTGAAAGCGCACGGCTTTTTCTGTCGCTTCACCACTGAGTAGAGGATAAAGGTGGCTTTTGTCCTGCGATAACAAGGCTTGGATAAAATCACGATGCATTCAATGAGCCTCCCTGTTTTACCATTTGTCGAATGCGATCTGCAAAGGCCGCTTCGGCCATCAATTCTACCCACTCGGGTAAGTTACCGTCTCGCTCGATGAGTGTAGGGCAATCGCCGAGTCGTTGTAAGGTGTATTGATACAAGGACCAAACATCTTGGCTGACAGCCTCATCATGACTGTCTATTTTTAATGGCACGACCGGGTTGTTATCTAACGTATGGCCAGCCAAATGGATCTGTTTAACCGCTTCTATTGGGAAAGCCTCTAGGTAATCCATGGCTTGGTTATTCTGGTTAAAACAGGATACTTCAACATTATTAACATCAAGCAATAGACCGCAGCCAGTGCGTTTTACCATTTCTCTAATGAAATCAATTTCGCTGAAGTCACTATTGGTGAATGTCAGATACGTGGACGGATTTTCCATTAAGATCGGTTGTTTCATCAGGGTTTGAACTTGGTCTATGTGCTGACACACTCGATCTAAACTTTCTTTGTCGTATCGAATGGGCAGTAAGTCGTTATAAAAGTGGTGTCCATGAGTGGACCAAGCAAGGTGTTCTGAAAAATAGGCTGGCTGAATCTCTTCAACGAGTTGTGCGACTTTTTGGAGATGCGTGGTATCAAGAGGCGTTTTACCACCAATTGATAACCCCACGCCATGAATCGTCATGTCGTAATCTTGGCGAATTTGGCGCAAAAAATAGGCCGCAGGACCACCTTGGCTAAGGTAGTTTTCAGCATGTATTTCAAAAAAACCCACTGCTGGGCGATTTTCTAAAATGGTCTGATAATAGATGGGTTTGAGACTAACGCCAGAATGAGACGCAAAACAAGGAGTCGTTGTCTGCCCTTCTTGTTTTGCATGAGTCTCGTTTAACAAGGGATAGGTCATGATACGTCGCGTTGATTAAAACGCTTTTAACTGACCATGGCCTGTTGATGACGTTTTCGATGTCATCTCAGTGCAAGTGCCTGCAGGTACAAATTTCCATGCATTGGATTGGTAGTCTGTTTTTGATGTACCAGCGCAAGAAGTACCAGGACCCGCAGCACAGTCATTTTGACCTGCCAATGACACGCCGTAGCATTTTTCTTTGCTAGCGGCGTGAGCAGGCATGGCCACGGCAGAAAGCGCAATAGCAGTACTTAGAGCAACAGATAAAGTAGCGGTTGAATTTTTCATTGTTAAAACCTCATAGTTTGTTATTTAAAAGACACGTGTCTTTGGGTTACAAGCTTTTGACGTAGAATGGTTTTCATTTCTTACACACAAGACGAAAAATTATTTTTTGTCGTCTTGATCAGGTAGTTTAGTATAGTGTTTGGAGATCGTGCGAAGATCTTCCATTTGTTTTCCAAATTGTTTGCATGACGAACATATCGCAGTGTGAACACCTAAGAGAACTTTCTCTTTGGTGGCGAGAGGTCGATCAAGCTTTTCCGATAGTAGCTGGGTAGCTTCTTTGCAATTCATCATAGTTAGGACGCCTTTGCTTGATACCAATTATCTTCTAGGCACTCTCTTAAACGTAAGCGAGCGCGATATAGGGTCACATTGAGGCTGGTAACGGAGATCTCTTCATTATGACAAATCTCAGGCGTTTCCATTTCTAAAAACTCACGCATCATAAAAAGGCGACCGTATTTCTCAGGAAGCGCATTCAAACAAGCATCAAACACTCGCCAGAAATGTTCATTTTCGATCCCATGGTCTGGATCATCCCATTTCTGAGGGCGCTCGTGTTTTTGCCAATGGCCATTTTCACTAAAGAGTTTGTCCATCAACGCTTCCCCTGAAATATTTGGCCCCTCTTCCAGCTGACTGGCCACCACAAGACGTTTTTCTTTGCGCAGCAAGTCGATGAGTTTATTTTTTAAAATCGAAAATACCCAGGTTTTGAGTGCCGCTTGACGACCAAATTTATCAATATTCTGATACGCCGACAGCATCGCCTCTTGAACGGCATCCTCGGCAAGCTGAGCATCTTTGACTTGTAACATGGCAAATTTCAGCATTTGATTACGGAGTTCTTCCATAAATTCAAGATCGGTAAAAATGCCAACGGATGGCGAATTCGGTATATCAGACGATGGGTTTGCGTTAACCATTTTAACCTCAGTACCTTAAGCGTTAGACGTTTGACGTTCACATTACTTACAAAGTTTGCCAATGTTTTTTTATTGGCCGATGTTTGAATCTTCCGCTTCTGCTAGATATTCATCTTTGAGCTTAACGTAGTTTAGTCCAGCATATTGAAAGTATTCGATTTCTTTGACCTTAAGAGGACGAATTTGTTTCACTGGCGAGCCCATATACATAAACCCAGTTTCCAATCGTTTGCCTGGCGGCACAAGAGAACCGGCCCCAATAATGACTTCATCTTCAATAATCGCGCCATCAAGAATCGTGGTGCCCATGCCGACCAAGACTCGGCTGCCAATGGTACAACCATGCAACATGGCCATGTGACCAACGGTGACATCATCCCCAATGGTAAGCGGATGTCCTTCTGGTTTATAGGTGCTGGCATGGGTGATATGAAGGCATGAGTTGTCCTGAATGCTAGTGCGCTTGCCAATGCGAATGCGGTGCATATCGCCTCGGATGGCGACCAGCGGCCAAACGGAACTGTCGTCACCAATGATCACATCACCAATCACCACGGCATTGTCATCGACCCAAACTCGCTCACCTAATTGTGGTGTATTACCGCGAAACGATTTCATCACCATTTGCACTCTCCTAGGTTTATAACCTGCATAATTAAGGTAACTATTAAGGCAATAGTCTTTCATGCATTGAAAAAAGCAAAAGACTACCTATCTTATTAAGCATTAGTTTTATTTGTACCTTACTACTGAAAGAGGACATTCTTCCTCAGTCGAAGGCTTAATTACATTGTCAAAAGGATACCATGATATGTCTCAATCCGTGTGGGATGCGACGAGTTTACCGAATTTCTCCGGCGTGGAAGTGTCTAGTATAGAGGCGGACTTAGACGCCATTTTAGCGCGCAATAAAGAGCAAATTGATGCTTGTGTCACAGCCAATCAAGAGCCCAGCTGGGAAAGCCTTATCCTACCTCTAGATCAATTAGAGGACGACCTGAGTAACTTTTGGTCGCCAATCAGTCATTTAAATGCCGTGCAAAATACACCTGAGTTGCGTGCCGCTTATAATGCTTGCTTACCTAAACTAACTCAGTACTACACTGAATTAGGCCAGAATAAAGCCTTGTATCAGGCTTATAAAACCTTAGCGGAAAGCCCAGAAGCCACTCATTTATCAATTGCGCAACAAGAAACCTTAAAGCAAGCGGTGCGCGATTTTGAATTGTCAGGAGTGGGCTTAGAAGGTGAGGCAAAGCAACGTTATGGTGAAATCAGTCAGCGCTTGTCAGAGCTGAGCAGTCAATTTAGCGAAAATGTACTGGATGCTACGCAAGCTTGGAGCAAATTGATTACCGACGAGTCTGAATTGGCGGGTTTACCGGAATCTGCACTGGCTCAAGCCAAACAAATGGCGCAAGCAAAGGATAAAGAAGGTTGGTTATTTACCCTAGACTTCCCTTCTTACATGCCAGTCATGAGCTACGCGGACAGTCCCGTGTTACGTGAAGAAATGTATCGTGCCTTTGCAACACGAGCATCGGATCAAGCGGATGTGAAATACGATAACGCGCCACTCATCAAGGACATTCTAGCCTTACGTCATGAAATGGCCGATATCCTTGGGTTTGAAAATTATGCTGAGCTGTCTGTGGCCACTAAAATGGCTGAAAATGGCCAGCAAGTTATTGATTTCTTAGATGATCTTGCGAGGCGATCAAAGCCTTCTGCTGAGCAGGATTTGGCCAACCTTGAAGCGTATGCCAAAGAAGAAAGTGGCATTGATCAATTACAGGCTTGGGACATGACGTACTACGCAGAAAAACTGCGTCAGTATAAATACAGCATCTCACAAGAGGCATTACGTCCCTACTTCCCAATGGGTACAGTGTTGTCCGGATTGTTTCACGTGGCACAAACCTTATTTGCTGTGGATATCCGTGAAGAAAGTGAATTTGATCGTTACCATCAAGACGTCAAACTTTTCACCATCAGCAAGGAAGGAACAGACATTGCCCGTTTCTATCTCGACCCTTATGCTCGCGAAGGCAAGCGTGGCGGTGCTTGGATGGACGCTTGTCGAACCCGCCGTCGTTTGAGCGATGCTCGTTTACAATTACCGGTTGCTTATCTGGTGTGTAATTTCACCCCGCCAATCGGTGAGCAAGCCGCTTTGTTAACCCATGACGAAGTGACCACTCTGTTCCACGAATTTGGGCATGGCTTACATCATATGTTGACCCAAGTAGAAGAATCCGCCGTATCAGGTATTAATGGGGTGGCATGGGATGCGGTCGAACTGCCTAGCCAATTTATGGAAAACTGGTGTTACGAGCCTGAAGCACTGGCTTACATTGCGGGACATCATGAAACCGGGGAACCTTTGCCGCAAGATTTGCTAGATAAAATGCTCGCGGCGAAAAACTTTCAGTCCGCTATGCAAATGGTAAGACAATTAGAATTTTCTTTATTCGATTTCAAATTGCACAAAGATTATCAGCCGGGTGTATCTGTTCAGTCCGTGCTAGATCAGGTACGTGCTGAGGTAGCCGTCGTGACACCGCCGTCGTTTAATCGTTTTCAAAATGGTTTCTCGCATATTTTTGCGGGTGGTTATGCCGCTGGCTACTACAGTTATAAATGGGCGGAAGTCTTGTCGGCCGATGCGTTTTCGAAATTTGAAGAGGATGGCATCTTTAACCAAGATACGGGCGCGCACTTCCGTGATACCATATTGGCTAATGGTGGTTCGCGACCTGCAGCCGAGTTGTTTGCTGCCTTCCGTGGCCGTGAGCCAAGCACGGATGCTTTGTTAAGACACAGTGGTATTGCCGCGTAACCATAAACAAGGCTGCATTAAGCCGCCCTAGCGTTCACTTCGGCGGCTTTGATGAGGACACAAAATGACAGTAAAACGCTTTATTGCAGGGGCGGTATGTCCGCGTTGTAATGAGATGGATAAAATCCGTGCATGGCGAGATGATGATGCTGAAAAGCAGCACAGAGAATGTGTCGCTTGTGGTTATCAAGATGAGCAATCGACTAATGTACAGGCGCAAGCGCCTGAATTGGCGACTCGTGTTAATCAGCCACACGCCAGTGCGCCACAAGCAGAAGAAATGGTCATTAATTTCATACCAAACCCAGGCTCAACGAAACATTAATGGTTGTTCATAGAAGATAAAACGGATCCCTTCGGGTCCGTTTTTTTGTGCCTGAGGTTACTGAGTATCCTTGTTGGCATAACCGCTGCCGATGGCGCTAAAGGGGAGTTTGAGTCCAAGTTCTGGTACTTGCTGACCAACCCAAGCAGGAAAGGTATTGCTGTTTGGGCCAGGAAAGACTTTGTAATGATTTGCCCAGGGGTAACGCTTAACTGCTTGCTCTATATCGGGAATCAGAGACTGTGCTTTTGCCCCTGTGATGGAAAGTAGTTTTTCAGGTTTGGCACCAAACCAATAACGATCCGGTGTCGGCGTTTGATAATGGGATAACGCTGGTAGCCCTCGATTGACGCGCCAGCCAACGACTTCATAAACTTGATATTGTGCCGCATTGACATCTTTCGTGGCGATCCAGGTGTGCACGGCGAACCAACCTCGCCAGCTATAAGCATCGGCGGCATAAACTTCAATGACCGCTTGCTTTTCCTGCTCTGGCGATGGCGCGATGCCAGCAGGTTCGCGGCTAGCGGTTTTCCAACCGTCACTAGAACAAGCACTGAGTAACCCTGTTAACAATATAAATCCACAGTGTTTATACATTGAAATCTCCTGATAGCTGATTCATTAGAGTGCTCAGATAAAAAAGGGTTCCATGTTATTTTTGTGTATTAACGGTATCAATAAAAACGCCGACTCAGGGTCGGCGCTTTAGATATGTTTTCACAGAGTTTGATTACTTCATCTCAGTCACAAAATTGTCTTTGCTGCGGCGTACTTTTTTCAAATCTTTAAGCCAATCGCCATCGTCGGCACGGTAACCTAAAGGTAACAGGATGACAGAGCGCAAGCCGCGTTCTGTTAATCCCAAAATTTCGTCCACTTTCGCTGGGTCGAAACCTTCCATTGGCGTGCTATCAACCCCTTCTTCAGCGGCGGCAATCAAAGCCGTCCCTAAACCTATGTAAGCTTGACGAGCGGCGTGTTGGTAGTTGGTTTCTGCATCACGAGTAGGGTATGCGTTTAATAGCATTTGACGGTAGTTTTCCCAGCCTTCGCTTTTAAAACCGCGTTCATCGTTCACTAGGTCAAACATTTCGTTGATGCGACCTTCTGTGTAGTTGTCCCATGCCGCGAAGACAAGTAGATGAGAGCCATCGGTAATTTGAGCTTGATTCCACGCGTGTGGCACGATTTGTTCACGCAGTTCGTTATTGGTCACGACGATGACTTCATAAGGTTGTAAACCACTGGACGTCGCCGTTAGGCGAACCGCTTCTAGAATACGATCGACTTTCTCTTGTTCTACTGCCTTGTTTGGGTTCATTTTTTTGGTGGCATAGCGCCAGTTCAATTTGTCTAACAAATTTGACATGAGACATCCTTAATGGAAATGTTTTTGATTCTCTCGATATGGGGCTTTTCTATCAGGAGTTCAATATGTACTTTATGGACAAAGTGAGGAAGCCAAAGAAAAGAACACTGATATCCGGTGGAAACGGCTTTGAACAAGTCAACGGACGCTTTGTTTACGGCGGCTTGTTTGTCTGAAGATAAAGCGTAAGTTCTCAGGATATTGACGAAGGGAGCATAAGCTGCCTTTTCTTGTGTTGTTGAATGTGCTCTGCTTAGTCTCTTGTCGATTACAGTGCGCGATTCTCAGGAGAACCATTTGCCCAATACCTTTCGATCCCTTGCTAATCCTAATTATCGCCTTTGGTTCAGTGGCGCGGTCATTTCTAATATTGGTGGTTGGTTACAGCGGACGGCGCAAGATTGGCTGGTGATCTCAGAGTTATCTGATAACAATGCCGCGGCGGTAGGTTTAGTGGTGTTTCTGCAATTTGCGCCCCAAATCTTTTTATTGCCCATCACGGGCTGGACGGCCGATCGAGTAGAACGTCGGAAACTGTTGTTTGTGACGCAATCCTTAATGGCAATACTGGCACTTGTTCTCGGTGTATTGGTTTTGTCTGCACAAGTAGAGTTGTGGCAGGTATGTCTTTGTGCACTTGGCTTAGGGTGTGTGGCGGCATTTGATGCGCCGGCTCGTCATGCGTTTGTTTCCGACATTGTCAGTGAAAAAGAGTTGTCTAATGCGGTTGGATTAAATGCGGTTTCTTTTAACAGTGCGCGTTTAGTTGGGCCCGCTGTTGCGGGGATCTTAATCGCTTTGGTGGGCAGTGGTTGGGTCTTTATGATCAATGTGGTGTCTTTTTTACCCTTGTTAACGGCCTTGTTTTTATTGAAACGTCGCTTACCAAAAGTTGAAGCTGAGCAAGGTCCGCCTGGCCCAGATTTAGCGAAATTTTTAGATGGATTTCGATACATCTGGCATCACCGAGAAATGACGGTGATCTGCATCATGTCGTTTTTAATTTGTTGTTTTGGTATGAACTTTCCGGTGTATTTATCGTCTATGACTGTACAGGTATTTGAAGGGCAGGCAGATCAATATGGTTTTCTTGTGTCCATGATGGCGATCGGATCCATTACTGGGGCGATTGTAACGGCGAGTCGTAAATCTTCACCATCGTTCCATTTTATGATTTATGTGGCAGGGTTTTATGCCGTGAGTTGCTTTGCCGTTGCTTTGAGCTCAAGCTTTTGGCTGTTTGCCATTATGCTGATTACACTTGGTTTGGGCGCTCAGCTATTTACGACTTCTACGGCCTCGTACATGCAGCTTGCCACAGAAAAAGTGTATCGTGGTCGTGTGATGGCGGTGGTGTTGGCCATTGCGATGGGTGGCACTGCTTTAGGAGCGCCTATTGTTGGTTTTATGGCGGATCATTATGGTGCGAGAGCTTCGATCCTATTGTGTGGGGTATCAGGAGCCTTAGCTGCCCTATTAGGTTTTTGGTTTTTTCATCGACAAGAACGCGCCAAAGGTGCTGGGTGATGGCGAAACAGAGACTTTCGCCTATGCTAAGGAAAGCCTTTTATGTAACTGATTCATAGTCAACGGAGACGAACATGTCGCAACATCTTGTATTGAGTTTTATTGGAGAAGACAAACCGGGCATCGTTGAGTGTTTATCTGACGTGATTGCTCGTCATCAAGGGAATTGGCTGGAAAGTCGAATGGCTCATTTGGCGGATAAATTTGCTGGCATTTTGACGGTTTCGGTTCCCCCTGCTGAGCAACAAGGCTTAATAGAAGCCCTACACGGTTTGGTCAGTTTAGGGCTTCATGTCACGGTCGAAATGGCCGTTGAAAAAGCCGTGGAAGGCTCAACTCTGTCACTGTCTGTAGTGGGTAATGATCGAGCCGGTATTGTGAATGAAGTGTCTCAAGTGCTGCACTCTTTGATGGTGAATGTGAAAGAGTTAACCACAAGCTGTGAACCCGCCGCCATGAGTTCGGAGATGTTGTTTAAGACCGAAATGGTATTGTCGGTGCCTGCGGATTTGCCATTATCTGAGTTGGAGGACGCTCTGGAGGGCATCAGTAGCGACCTGATAGTTGAATTATCCGTTAACCAGTTTGGCTAGAAGCTCATAAACTTTCGATGTGGGTCAAACACCATTCTGCTCTTTCCAGCACGGCGTGTTGTTGTGCTGAGCTTTGTTTGTCCCAATTGCCGTAAATCATGCTGATGCGCGGATTCTTCGCCAGCCAATCTCTGTGTTTCATCATAAATCGCCAATATAAGCTGTTGAGTGGGCAGGCTTGCTCGCCTGTTTTGTCCTTCACCTTGTAATGGCAAGAACCACAGTAGTCACTCATTTTCTGTACATAGCGGCCACTTGCCGCATAGGGTTTGGAGGCGACCCAACCCCCGTCTGCGAATTGGCTCATGCCACGAGTATTGGGCAATTCAACCCATTCAATGGCATCAACATAAATTCCCAAATACCATTCATCGACTTGTTTTGGCTCAATGCCGGTTAAGAGCGCAAAATTCCCCGTAATCATTAAGCGTTGAATATGGTGTGCATAAGCAAATTCCAAAGATTGACCAATGGCATTGGCCAAACAATTCATTTTGGTTTCACCCGTCCAAAAATACTCAGGTAAATCACGGTTGGCCTGCAAGGCGTTTTGATGATGGTAGTCCGGCATATTGATCCAATACATACCGCGTACGTATTCTCGCCAACCAAGAATTTGTCGAACGAATCCCTCTATTTGAGCAAGGTCGATTTGATCGTTCTGCCGATAGCTGGCTATGGCAGTCTGAATGACTTGCATGGGGGAGATCAGTTTACAGTTTAGGGCAAAGGATAGACGCGAGTGGTATAGGCTCCAAGCGTGTTCAGATTGGCTGGTCATGGCATCTTGGAAACGACCGAAATTGACCAATAAGCGATCACAAAAGTACCCTAATAGTTGATGGGCTTCGCGTCTTGTGATGGGCCAGCTTAAGCTTTCCCCAACATGCCCAATGGCCACTATATGGTGTCTTTTGAGGCGAGCCAATAGGCCTTTAATATCGTGTTGAAAACACAGTGGTTGAGGGATACTGCTTAAATCGTCGGTTTTGAGTTTTTGACGATTGCTAGCGTCGTAATTCCATTTTCCTCCTTCGGGCTGACCTTCTTCGTTCATTAAAATGTCAAAGCGTTGGCGCATTTTGCGATAAAAATGTTCCATACGAACGCTGTGTTTTTCTTTAAAGTGCTGTGGGATTTCGTCAAAGGGTAATAAAAAATGTTCGGTATCACACATGCTGACGGTTAATTCACTGGTCTCGACGAATGCCTTAAAAACCGTCAGTAGTCGATATTCGTCTGGTCTTTGAAGCTCAATTTTCTGTGCCCCAATATCATTGGCGAGAGACGTTAAAATGTCATTGATCGTGCAATCCTGTGTTTCATCAAGGGTTAGGTATTGAACCTCGTGACCTGCACTTTGGAGGGCTTTAGCAAAGCCTTCCATGGCGAGAAAAAAAGCACACAGCTTTTGTATATGGTGTTTGACGTAGCTCGTTTCGGAAGGCAATTCGGCAATAAGGTACAATACCCCCGCATCTTGTTGATGGAACCAAGAATGACTGGCGTTGAGCTGATCACCCAATAAAAAACGGAGAGTATGATATTGGTTCATGAGTGAGGGTAGACTGGCCAATCTGCGGCATCGACTGAATCCAGCTGAGGGTCAAAATCTGCCCCTTGCCATTGATCAATAAAAGCATGGTTCGGATCATAGAGCTGGGTTTGTTTCTCCAAATCAAAATGGCGGCCTCCTCTAGGATCAGCACCGACACCTGCGATGTATTGCCAATTTCCCCAGTTTGAACCAACGTCATAGTCGATTAATTGCTCTTCAAAGTAAGCGGCGCCATAGCGCCAATCAATGCCCAATTCGTAAATCAAACAACTGGCGGCAATCTGACGCCCACGATTACTCATGTAGCCAGTTTGGTTTAACTGTTTCATACAGGCATTGACAAGCGGATAGGGGGTATTGCCTCGACACCATTTGCGAAAACGCTCTGGGTAAAAACTTAAATGATGCGCTGTAGCGGTGAGCCCATTTACCGTGAACAAGGCGCGACCATGACAGGTGGCGTACCAATGAAAATATTCGCGCCAGAGCAGCTCGAAATAGATCCAGTCAGTCGATTCATTCGCGCCTTGTTCGGCTTCGTACTTTGTTAACGCAGCGATTACCTGTTTCGGTGACAAGCTGCCTTGCGCTAGCCAAGCAGAAAATTTGGTGGAGTTCTCCCAACCAGCTAATGCATTGCGTACCTGCTTGTAATGGCGTGGTAAGTTGCTGTTGAAGTAGTACTTCAATTGCTGTTGCGCGGCTTTTTCGCCACCAGTAAAGAGTGATTCAGTTGTGACTGGGCGAATTTGCCAAGCCTGTATCTGGGTGAGCGAACAGTGGACAGGGAGCGGTAATTGCAGAATGCTCGGCAACGGCTCTGTGATGTTTAAAGACGTAATTTGGCGGCGAAACTTTGAAAAGGTATCTGGCAACTCTGTGATGTTAAAAGGCAGTCGCCAAGCTTCAAACAGTGACTGTCCATGATCAATGTGAAAGCGTACATCCGAGAACTGACTTGTCAAATGGCGTAGGGACTCTTGTTCATTCCAGCCTGCCCGATGATTCATGTAAATATGTGAAATAGGCAACTCATTAAGCAATAATGTCAGGCTGTTAATGGCGTCTAATTGACTCACAAACAGGGGATGACCCAATGAATCGAGCTGCTGTGCAAGACTGTCTAACCCTTGATAGAGGAATTGGCGTCTGTTGTCTGACATGCCTTGTGTCGCATACCGACTGGGGCGTGTGTGTTCCGGTTCATCGCAATATAGGCAAATAAGCTGATCCACTTCCTGGGCCGCACGCCATAACATTTGTTGGTCGGTACAACGCAGGTCATTACCGAACCATACCAATCCCATTTTCATCACACACCCTCATTGATCGGATCGCTTTATTTCGATACGCAACGTCGGCTTATTTGGATTGCTTTCTAGGATGGTTACGCATAAAAAAAGGAATTTTTGCCGACAAACAAAAACCTTAGTAAAAATGGGGTTATAATGCGGCGAAATTTATTATGTTGAACGAAAGGTCTTAACCAATATGAGTCTTCCAAATTGTCCTAAATGTAATTCTGAGTATGTTTATGAAGATCAGGCAATGTTGATTTGCCCTGAATGTGCCCATGAATGGAATCCCAATGAAGTGGAAGTGGACGAAGAGGCATTGATCATTAAAGATGCCAGCGGTAAACAGTTGCAAGAAGGGGACAAGGTCACGCTAGCAAAAGACTTAAAAGTGAAAGGGTCTTCACAAGTCCTTAAGATTGGCACTAAAGCAACGATTAAACGCTTGGTTGATGGCGATCACGACATTGACTGTAAAGTGGATGGTGCTGGTGACATGATGCTGAAGTCCCAATTTGTGAAAAAAGCGTCAGCCTAGTCTCCGGACGGAAAAAGAGCTGGGAAACGTCTCTTGTGAATACTGAAAAATGAGCATAATAATGCTCATTTTTTGTTTCTGCAGAATAAAATGAGTAATTATTTTCCCATTCATCCAATGTAGACTATATTTTGAGCATGATATTGCGCATTGGAGGCTTATCGTGAAATCGACTTTGACAGACGAGCAGAA
Coding sequences within it:
- a CDS encoding DNA-binding domain-containing protein, whose product is MHRDFIQALLSQDKSHLYPLLSGEATEKAVRFQVYQNNLVVSLQEALADIFPVTQKLVGEDFFRAMAREFLLHHPPTSPIISEYGANFSEFIRQFEPAQSVAFLPDMASLEYQLLQLTHAAEMDTLNHQSIAVTFEKTHDPGQLLMEITPNCQLLHAPFAIGSLFLANQQDVSSDHIDINESEYILLHKSFLYAKLSVISFDQACFIKALQEHIPLASAVPESDDFDLGSSLAKLIEWKLIRNISLMTD
- a CDS encoding DUF692 domain-containing protein, whose amino-acid sequence is MTYPLLNETHAKQEGQTTTPCFASHSGVSLKPIYYQTILENRPAVGFFEIHAENYLSQGGPAAYFLRQIRQDYDMTIHGVGLSIGGKTPLDTTHLQKVAQLVEEIQPAYFSEHLAWSTHGHHFYNDLLPIRYDKESLDRVCQHIDQVQTLMKQPILMENPSTYLTFTNSDFSEIDFIREMVKRTGCGLLLDVNNVEVSCFNQNNQAMDYLEAFPIEAVKQIHLAGHTLDNNPVVPLKIDSHDEAVSQDVWSLYQYTLQRLGDCPTLIERDGNLPEWVELMAEAAFADRIRQMVKQGGSLNAS
- a CDS encoding DUF2282 domain-containing protein; translation: MKNSTATLSVALSTAIALSAVAMPAHAASKEKCYGVSLAGQNDCAAGPGTSCAGTSKTDYQSNAWKFVPAGTCTEMTSKTSSTGHGQLKAF
- a CDS encoding zf-HC2 domain-containing protein, with amino-acid sequence MMNCKEATQLLSEKLDRPLATKEKVLLGVHTAICSSCKQFGKQMEDLRTISKHYTKLPDQDDKK
- a CDS encoding RNA polymerase factor sigma-70, with the translated sequence MVNANPSSDIPNSPSVGIFTDLEFMEELRNQMLKFAMLQVKDAQLAEDAVQEAMLSAYQNIDKFGRQAALKTWVFSILKNKLIDLLRKEKRLVVASQLEEGPNISGEALMDKLFSENGHWQKHERPQKWDDPDHGIENEHFWRVFDACLNALPEKYGRLFMMREFLEMETPEICHNEEISVTSLNVTLYRARLRLRECLEDNWYQAKAS
- a CDS encoding gamma carbonic anhydrase family protein, encoding MVMKSFRGNTPQLGERVWVDDNAVVIGDVIIGDDSSVWPLVAIRGDMHRIRIGKRTSIQDNSCLHITHASTYKPEGHPLTIGDDVTVGHMAMLHGCTIGSRVLVGMGTTILDGAIIEDEVIIGAGSLVPPGKRLETGFMYMGSPVKQIRPLKVKEIEYFQYAGLNYVKLKDEYLAEAEDSNIGQ
- the prlC gene encoding oligopeptidase A; the protein is MSQSVWDATSLPNFSGVEVSSIEADLDAILARNKEQIDACVTANQEPSWESLILPLDQLEDDLSNFWSPISHLNAVQNTPELRAAYNACLPKLTQYYTELGQNKALYQAYKTLAESPEATHLSIAQQETLKQAVRDFELSGVGLEGEAKQRYGEISQRLSELSSQFSENVLDATQAWSKLITDESELAGLPESALAQAKQMAQAKDKEGWLFTLDFPSYMPVMSYADSPVLREEMYRAFATRASDQADVKYDNAPLIKDILALRHEMADILGFENYAELSVATKMAENGQQVIDFLDDLARRSKPSAEQDLANLEAYAKEESGIDQLQAWDMTYYAEKLRQYKYSISQEALRPYFPMGTVLSGLFHVAQTLFAVDIREESEFDRYHQDVKLFTISKEGTDIARFYLDPYAREGKRGGAWMDACRTRRRLSDARLQLPVAYLVCNFTPPIGEQAALLTHDEVTTLFHEFGHGLHHMLTQVEESAVSGINGVAWDAVELPSQFMENWCYEPEALAYIAGHHETGEPLPQDLLDKMLAAKNFQSAMQMVRQLEFSLFDFKLHKDYQPGVSVQSVLDQVRAEVAVVTPPSFNRFQNGFSHIFAGGYAAGYYSYKWAEVLSADAFSKFEEDGIFNQDTGAHFRDTILANGGSRPAAELFAAFRGREPSTDALLRHSGIAA
- a CDS encoding YheV family putative zinc ribbon protein, which gives rise to MTVKRFIAGAVCPRCNEMDKIRAWRDDDAEKQHRECVACGYQDEQSTNVQAQAPELATRVNQPHASAPQAEEMVINFIPNPGSTKH
- a CDS encoding DUF3750 domain-containing protein, giving the protein MYKHCGFILLTGLLSACSSDGWKTASREPAGIAPSPEQEKQAVIEVYAADAYSWRGWFAVHTWIATKDVNAAQYQVYEVVGWRVNRGLPALSHYQTPTPDRYWFGAKPEKLLSITGAKAQSLIPDIEQAVKRYPWANHYKVFPGPNSNTFPAWVGQQVPELGLKLPFSAIGSGYANKDTQ
- a CDS encoding NAD(P)H-dependent oxidoreductase, which encodes MSNLLDKLNWRYATKKMNPNKAVEQEKVDRILEAVRLTATSSGLQPYEVIVVTNNELREQIVPHAWNQAQITDGSHLLVFAAWDNYTEGRINEMFDLVNDERGFKSEGWENYRQMLLNAYPTRDAETNYQHAARQAYIGLGTALIAAAEEGVDSTPMEGFDPAKVDEILGLTERGLRSVILLPLGYRADDGDWLKDLKKVRRSKDNFVTEMK